The following proteins are co-located in the Chryseobacterium daecheongense genome:
- a CDS encoding ribose-phosphate pyrophosphokinase, with protein sequence MADQLSYLFSTRTSKDLAEKIAQHYGQGLGKINFQEFSDGEFEPVLDESVRGGRVFLIGSTFPPADNLLELLLMIDAAKRASAKSITVVLPYFGLARQDRKDKPRAPIGAKLAANLLTAAGATRIMTMDLHADQIQGFFEIPVDHLYASTIFVDYIRDLNLDNLTIASPDMGGAKRAKNYAGHLGAEVVIAYKERKKANVVEEMFLIGDVDGKNVILIDDMIDTAGTLCKAADILIEKGAKTVRAMATHGVLSGKAYENIENSKLLEVIVTDSIPVKNNLSSKIKVLSCAPLFADVMKMVHEHQSISSKFVI encoded by the coding sequence ATGGCCGATCAGTTAAGTTATCTATTTAGTACAAGGACAAGTAAGGACTTGGCAGAAAAAATTGCTCAGCATTATGGGCAGGGATTAGGAAAAATAAACTTCCAGGAGTTTAGTGACGGGGAATTCGAACCTGTTTTAGACGAATCAGTAAGAGGAGGTAGGGTTTTCCTGATTGGATCTACATTCCCTCCCGCGGATAATCTATTAGAGCTTCTTCTAATGATTGACGCTGCAAAAAGGGCTTCTGCGAAAAGTATTACTGTTGTACTTCCTTATTTCGGACTTGCAAGACAGGATAGAAAAGATAAGCCAAGAGCTCCTATAGGTGCTAAGTTGGCTGCTAATCTTTTAACTGCTGCGGGAGCGACCAGAATTATGACCATGGATCTGCATGCGGATCAGATTCAGGGATTCTTTGAAATTCCTGTGGATCACTTGTATGCGTCAACTATTTTTGTAGATTATATCAGAGACCTGAATCTGGATAATCTTACCATCGCTTCACCGGATATGGGTGGGGCAAAAAGAGCTAAAAACTATGCCGGACACCTGGGTGCTGAAGTAGTAATTGCTTACAAAGAGAGAAAGAAAGCTAATGTTGTAGAGGAAATGTTCCTTATCGGGGATGTAGATGGTAAAAACGTTATTCTTATTGATGACATGATTGATACAGCAGGAACGCTTTGCAAAGCTGCTGATATCTTAATAGAGAAAGGAGCAAAAACAGTTAGAGCAATGGCTACTCATGGAGTGCTTTCAGGAAAGGCTTATGAGAATATTGAGAACTCTAAATTGCTGGAGGTTATTGTAACTGACTCAATTCCTGTTAAAAATAATTTGTCATCTAAAATAAAAGTGCTATCTTGCGCCCCATTATTTGCAGATGTTATGAAGATGGTTCATGAGCACCAGTCAATCAGTAGTAAATTTGTTATCTAA
- a CDS encoding transglycosylase domain-containing protein, with protein MEENKKNTGSKGKTFPLPPKKNNKNTSWKKWVRFIWLGLIVVVLGISGTFFAVSQGFLGEMPDVEELENPDIYVASQIFSADGVLLGKFEKEKTQPITYKDLPPFLVYALQAKEDERFKEHSGIDLQSIARAVVYGGGRGGGSTITQQLAKLLFTGGASQNKLARAFQKLKEWVVAVSLERRYTKEEIVTLYFNKFDFLYNANGIEMASKIYFNKSTNQLTLPEAAMFVAMLENPVKNNPMRNETRAKARRDVVLEQMQKTGYIDEDTYNKAVATPITLDYHPIKNINDDYSAYYKFYLKKEIDSYLKDHEKETGKKLNLYKDGLKIYVTLDSKMQKYAEEAIKEHLTDLQKRFDAEQRGRKNRPFYYLTDKQINSVMVQAMKRTGRYKLLKAAGVSEDSILMEFHKPIKTSRFTWNGEEEVEMSPWDSIRYHKQIAQAGLMSMVPGTGEIKAWVGGIDWQHFQYDHIKQGKRQVGSTFKPFVYATAIMKLGMTPCSAVSNGTYDHNGWHVPGRGGMLTLKDALAHSQNPVAARLIEMTGVDAVIQTARDLGVTEEIPRNNTIALGSSDITIYEMLGAYSTFANYGNYNKPEMIWRIEDANSRVIKEVNVDPKEVMNPRYAYTMIELMKGVAQFGTASGELSRRGISKAVEIAAKTGTTQNNSDGWFMGITPKLATGAWVGWEDRATHFFGTGEGQGARMALPIWAIFMKKVWADKSLGITPDDKFVKPSDWKDGCSDLKGLSGGYGDEGGLQTIDQIKNPRPVDPTPKSNTTKKEENVNENLNKSEEIDFNK; from the coding sequence ATGGAAGAAAACAAAAAAAACACAGGAAGTAAGGGAAAGACGTTTCCGCTTCCTCCCAAAAAGAATAATAAAAATACCTCCTGGAAAAAGTGGGTTAGATTTATTTGGCTTGGACTCATTGTAGTTGTTTTGGGAATTTCCGGAACTTTCTTTGCTGTTTCACAAGGTTTTCTTGGTGAAATGCCGGATGTTGAAGAATTGGAAAACCCTGACATTTATGTTGCTTCTCAGATTTTTTCTGCAGATGGTGTTCTTTTAGGTAAATTTGAAAAAGAAAAAACCCAACCTATTACCTATAAGGATCTTCCTCCTTTTCTTGTATATGCACTACAAGCTAAAGAGGATGAGCGTTTTAAAGAACACTCCGGAATTGATTTACAATCAATTGCCAGAGCAGTTGTTTATGGAGGTGGCAGAGGAGGTGGCTCCACCATTACCCAGCAGCTTGCAAAACTACTCTTCACAGGGGGAGCTTCACAAAACAAGTTAGCAAGGGCTTTCCAAAAGCTAAAAGAATGGGTTGTGGCAGTAAGCCTTGAAAGAAGATATACCAAAGAAGAAATTGTAACGCTTTATTTCAACAAGTTTGACTTTTTATACAATGCAAACGGAATTGAAATGGCTTCAAAAATCTATTTTAACAAAAGCACCAATCAGCTTACATTACCTGAAGCAGCTATGTTTGTTGCCATGCTGGAAAATCCGGTAAAAAACAATCCTATGCGTAATGAGACAAGAGCGAAGGCAAGAAGAGATGTTGTTTTGGAGCAGATGCAGAAAACAGGTTATATTGATGAGGATACTTACAACAAAGCGGTAGCAACGCCTATTACTTTAGACTATCATCCGATCAAAAACATCAATGATGACTACTCTGCTTACTATAAGTTTTATCTGAAAAAAGAGATCGATAGTTATCTTAAAGATCACGAAAAAGAAACCGGTAAAAAATTAAACCTTTATAAAGACGGACTTAAAATATATGTTACGCTTGACTCTAAAATGCAAAAATATGCGGAAGAGGCAATTAAAGAACATTTGACAGACCTTCAAAAAAGATTTGATGCAGAACAAAGAGGCAGAAAAAACAGACCTTTTTATTACTTAACGGATAAGCAGATCAACAGTGTAATGGTTCAGGCTATGAAAAGAACAGGACGTTACAAATTGCTTAAGGCAGCCGGAGTATCTGAAGATTCAATCCTTATGGAATTCCATAAACCGATAAAAACATCACGCTTTACATGGAATGGAGAGGAAGAAGTTGAAATGTCTCCTTGGGACTCTATCAGATATCATAAGCAGATTGCTCAGGCAGGTTTGATGTCTATGGTTCCTGGAACCGGTGAGATTAAAGCATGGGTTGGAGGAATCGACTGGCAGCATTTCCAGTACGACCATATCAAACAAGGTAAAAGACAGGTAGGATCCACATTCAAACCTTTCGTATATGCAACTGCTATCATGAAGCTTGGAATGACACCTTGTTCAGCTGTTTCAAACGGAACCTACGATCATAATGGATGGCATGTTCCCGGCAGAGGCGGAATGCTGACGTTAAAAGATGCTTTAGCGCACTCTCAAAACCCAGTTGCAGCACGTCTTATAGAAATGACCGGAGTAGATGCTGTAATACAGACTGCAAGAGATCTAGGAGTGACTGAGGAAATTCCAAGAAACAATACAATTGCATTAGGTTCATCTGACATCACGATTTACGAAATGCTTGGTGCTTACAGTACTTTCGCCAACTATGGTAACTATAATAAACCTGAAATGATCTGGAGGATAGAAGATGCCAACAGCAGGGTTATCAAAGAAGTAAATGTAGATCCAAAAGAGGTAATGAATCCTCGTTATGCCTACACCATGATTGAATTGATGAAAGGGGTAGCCCAATTTGGTACCGCTTCCGGAGAACTTTCAAGAAGGGGCATCTCAAAAGCGGTGGAAATTGCCGCCAAAACCGGTACTACACAGAACAACTCCGATGGTTGGTTTATGGGAATAACTCCTAAGCTAGCAACAGGTGCCTGGGTAGGATGGGAAGACAGAGCAACTCACTTCTTTGGAACAGGTGAAGGACAAGGAGCAAGAATGGCATTGCCGATCTGGGCGATATTTATGAAAAAAGTCTGGGCAGATAAAAGTTTAGGCATTACTCCAGATGACAAGTTTGTGAAACCATCAGATTGGAAAGACGGATGTTCGGATCTCAAAGGATTGAGTGGAGGTTATGGAGATGAGGGAGGACTTCAGACAATCGATCAAATTAAAAATCCTAGGCCTGTAGATCCTACCCCAAAAAGCAACACGACGAAGAAAGAAGAGAACGTCAATGAAAACCTCAATAAGAGTGAAGAAATTGATTTTAATAAATAA
- a CDS encoding gliding motility lipoprotein GldH, whose product MHKVLGFLSLILFLSCNSPGEHVTMNSIDSKWNKKSEQKFNLEISDPQNPKNIIFVVRNNNDYPYSNIRFIVNFTNLQNKKKETDTLNYILTKPNGEWLGTGFGDTKETLFQYKLNYRFPQKGKYEIGLIQAMRNDFLPGIEDIGVKIETAKP is encoded by the coding sequence ATGCATAAAGTTTTAGGATTTTTATCCCTTATTCTTTTCTTGAGCTGTAATTCTCCGGGAGAACATGTCACGATGAATTCCATTGATAGTAAATGGAATAAGAAAAGTGAGCAGAAATTTAATCTTGAGATTTCGGATCCACAGAATCCTAAAAATATTATATTTGTTGTAAGAAACAATAACGATTATCCTTATAGCAATATAAGGTTTATCGTTAATTTCACCAATCTTCAAAACAAGAAAAAGGAGACGGATACGTTGAATTATATTCTTACAAAACCAAATGGAGAATGGCTTGGAACAGGTTTTGGAGACACGAAGGAAACGCTTTTCCAGTATAAATTAAATTACAGGTTTCCACAAAAAGGAAAATATGAAATTGGATTGATACAAGCGATGAGAAATGATTTCCTTCCGGGGATTGAAGATATTGGAGTAAAAATAGAAACGGCTAAACCGTAA
- a CDS encoding choice-of-anchor J domain-containing protein produces MKKTLLSLILLTSVMGTAQTVLLDEGFESYTNFAITNIGSWLTLDLDGRNTYTGGGPVVGGSTVPTWTANWTNAGGAMAFQIFNLSASNATNNLTSVPGVDEEIRNFTPHGGQKTAVSWAAVPAAGVNANNDWLISPAVTLGAGGNQLSLWVKALSPAFTENYKIGVYVGNGTPTSAANFTIISGATPLTAPYAAWQQVTQSLDAYSGQTIRIGIQYMSSDQYMFMLDDVKITTGTLSTSENSAKVRTGIYPNPTKGEVEIRTDKKIKSISVFDVSGKSVLKMASVKADLSSLPKGNYLMQIEFNDGTSSSEKVIKE; encoded by the coding sequence ATGAAAAAGACTTTACTATCTTTAATATTATTAACAAGCGTGATGGGTACTGCTCAAACCGTCTTGTTAGATGAAGGCTTCGAATCTTACACGAATTTTGCCATTACAAATATCGGAAGTTGGCTGACTTTAGATTTAGATGGTAGAAATACTTACACAGGAGGTGGGCCTGTAGTAGGAGGCAGTACCGTACCAACCTGGACTGCTAATTGGACAAATGCCGGTGGTGCTATGGCATTTCAGATTTTTAACCTTTCAGCAAGTAATGCCACAAACAATCTGACTTCAGTACCAGGAGTGGATGAAGAAATAAGAAATTTCACTCCACATGGTGGACAAAAAACAGCTGTATCCTGGGCCGCAGTGCCGGCTGCTGGTGTAAATGCAAATAACGACTGGCTTATTTCTCCAGCTGTAACATTAGGAGCAGGTGGCAATCAATTAAGCCTTTGGGTAAAAGCTCTATCTCCTGCCTTTACAGAAAACTATAAAATAGGAGTATATGTCGGTAACGGTACACCTACGTCAGCTGCGAACTTTACAATAATATCTGGTGCAACTCCATTAACAGCCCCTTATGCGGCATGGCAGCAAGTTACGCAAAGTTTGGATGCTTATAGTGGTCAAACAATCAGGATTGGTATCCAATATATGTCCTCAGATCAATATATGTTTATGTTAGATGACGTTAAAATTACCACAGGCACTCTTTCAACATCCGAAAATTCTGCTAAAGTTAGAACAGGCATTTATCCCAACCCTACAAAAGGAGAAGTTGAAATCAGAACAGACAAAAAAATAAAGTCAATATCTGTTTTTGATGTTTCAGGAAAATCAGTTTTAAAAATGGCTTCGGTAAAAGCAGATCTTTCTTCACTCCCTAAAGGAAATTATTTGATGCAAATCGAATTTAACGATGGGACATCATCCTCAGAAAAAGTCATCAAAGAATAA
- a CDS encoding YdiU family protein, producing MNIKEIKQPFIKKFPGDFSGNPMQRATPKVLFSTVSPAGFDNPELIIFNEKLSEEIGLGKFEENDLDFLVGNNLPPNIQPYATAYAGHQFGNWAGQLGDGRAILAGEIINSSGQKTEIQWKGPGATPYSRHADGRAVLRSSVREYLMSEAMYHLGVPTTRALSLCFTGEDVIRDMMYNGNPQKEKGAIIIRTAESFLRFGHYELISAQAEYKTLQDLVDFTILNYFPEITSSDSEKYKDFFKSICTRTADLMTEWFRVGFVHGVMNTDNMSVLGLTIDYGPYSMMDEYDLNFTPNTTDLPGRRYAFGKQGQISQWNLWQLANALHPLIKDEKFLENTLKNYGNYFWEAHDKMLCRKFGFDQLLDGDEEFFSNWQGLMQELEFDHTLFFNQLEKLKEGDDLKGLFENVSYTFLNDDLLNKLKHFIQKYKERISKNKITKEASLNLMQKANPKFILRNYLLYQCIEEINEGKKDLLKKLTHALENPYQEIYPEFSVKRPVDYDDISGCSTLSCSS from the coding sequence ATGAATATTAAAGAGATCAAACAGCCTTTTATAAAGAAGTTTCCCGGAGACTTTTCAGGAAATCCAATGCAGAGAGCAACGCCTAAAGTTTTGTTCTCAACGGTTAGTCCTGCCGGGTTTGATAATCCGGAATTAATTATTTTCAATGAAAAACTTTCTGAAGAAATCGGTCTAGGAAAGTTTGAAGAGAACGACCTGGATTTTCTTGTTGGAAATAATCTACCTCCTAATATTCAACCTTACGCGACAGCATATGCAGGACATCAATTTGGAAACTGGGCAGGGCAACTTGGTGATGGCCGGGCAATATTAGCAGGAGAAATAATAAATAGTTCCGGACAAAAAACTGAAATTCAATGGAAGGGTCCAGGAGCCACTCCATATTCAAGACATGCAGACGGAAGAGCTGTATTAAGGTCCTCAGTCAGGGAATATCTGATGAGTGAGGCTATGTATCACCTTGGTGTTCCGACTACAAGGGCATTAAGCCTATGTTTTACAGGAGAAGATGTGATAAGAGATATGATGTACAACGGGAATCCCCAAAAAGAAAAAGGAGCGATAATTATCAGGACTGCGGAAAGCTTTCTACGGTTTGGACATTACGAGCTCATTTCTGCTCAGGCAGAATACAAAACCTTACAGGATCTCGTTGACTTTACTATTCTCAATTATTTTCCTGAAATCACTTCATCGGATTCTGAAAAATATAAAGATTTCTTTAAAAGCATCTGCACAAGAACGGCTGATCTGATGACAGAATGGTTCAGAGTGGGTTTTGTACATGGAGTTATGAATACAGATAATATGTCTGTGCTTGGGCTTACCATTGACTATGGTCCATACTCTATGATGGATGAGTATGATCTGAATTTCACTCCCAATACCACCGATTTGCCAGGAAGAAGATATGCATTCGGAAAGCAGGGGCAAATCTCACAATGGAATTTATGGCAGTTGGCAAATGCGCTTCATCCATTAATTAAGGATGAAAAATTTTTAGAAAATACCCTCAAGAATTATGGTAATTATTTCTGGGAAGCTCACGACAAAATGCTTTGCCGAAAATTCGGATTTGATCAGCTATTAGATGGTGACGAAGAGTTTTTCAGCAACTGGCAGGGATTGATGCAGGAATTAGAATTTGATCACACCTTGTTTTTTAATCAGTTGGAAAAACTCAAAGAGGGAGATGACCTGAAAGGGTTGTTTGAAAATGTATCTTATACCTTCCTAAATGATGATCTTTTGAATAAGCTTAAACACTTTATTCAAAAATACAAAGAAAGAATTTCAAAAAATAAAATTACAAAGGAAGCCTCTCTCAACCTGATGCAAAAAGCTAATCCAAAATTCATCCTTAGAAATTATCTCTTGTACCAATGCATTGAAGAAATTAATGAAGGGAAGAAAGATTTATTAAAAAAATTAACACATGCCCTCGAAAATCCTTATCAGGAAATTTATCCTGAATTTTCCGTAAAAAGGCCTGTTGATTATGATGATATTTCCGGATGTTCCACGCTGTCTTGCAGTTCGTAA
- a CDS encoding G-D-S-L family lipolytic protein: MKKIIISTIAVSALLFTTSCENDFDTDVKDIQVSKGNADFSKYVALGNSLTSGYRDGALYSDGQNESYPSMIAQQMKLVGGGDFKQPLMPDNNGGLLLNTLAGPVQIANTKLFISGFVNGSPDIKNANNNTATALVNTILTGPFNNMGVPGAKVAHLLAPGYGNIQGIATKTANPYFVRFASSPTTSVIADFKAQKPTFFSLWIGNNDALLYALAGGDATVETLTPPAQFTQYYNALINEIASTNAKGVIANIPSVTSIPSLTTVPYNPLTASVLGGGNVTVGNATIDNLNTNLYGPLSQILAAVGGAGRIKPLSKTEANPLLIVDESLPNLGAQITGAALASGNPTLIALATYLGATYGQARQAKAGDLVPLTSKAEIGTLQTLPPGVPASLGAKGIAYPFADKYVLTATEVTDVNTTIDAYNVTIKAAADAKGYAFVDANKKMVELNSQSGISFDGVRYTAKFVTGGAFSLDGVHLTGRGYAIVANEFIKSINAKYNSSLPQVNANNYSGVRFP; encoded by the coding sequence ATGAAAAAAATTATAATTTCTACAATCGCTGTCTCTGCGCTTTTATTTACAACGAGCTGCGAAAATGATTTTGATACGGATGTTAAAGATATCCAGGTATCGAAAGGGAATGCAGACTTTTCTAAATATGTAGCATTGGGTAATTCATTAACATCAGGCTATAGAGATGGAGCTCTTTATTCAGATGGACAAAATGAATCTTATCCTTCTATGATAGCTCAGCAAATGAAACTTGTCGGAGGAGGAGATTTCAAACAACCGTTAATGCCGGATAATAATGGTGGATTGCTGTTAAATACCTTAGCCGGTCCTGTTCAGATTGCCAATACAAAATTATTCATTAGTGGTTTTGTAAATGGTTCTCCTGATATTAAAAATGCGAATAATAATACAGCAACAGCACTTGTAAATACCATTTTGACGGGTCCTTTCAATAACATGGGAGTTCCGGGAGCAAAAGTGGCTCATTTGCTGGCTCCTGGATATGGTAACATTCAAGGAATTGCTACTAAAACAGCTAATCCGTATTTTGTAAGATTTGCATCAAGTCCTACAACATCTGTAATTGCTGATTTTAAAGCACAGAAGCCTACTTTCTTTTCATTATGGATAGGAAATAATGATGCGTTGTTATATGCTCTTGCAGGTGGAGATGCTACGGTTGAAACCCTTACACCACCGGCACAATTTACACAATATTATAATGCATTAATTAATGAGATTGCCTCTACAAATGCTAAAGGTGTTATCGCAAATATTCCTAGCGTTACTTCTATTCCTTCCTTAACAACTGTTCCTTATAACCCTTTAACAGCTTCTGTTCTAGGTGGAGGTAATGTTACTGTAGGAAATGCAACAATAGATAATTTAAATACAAACTTATACGGGCCATTGAGTCAGATTTTGGCTGCAGTAGGAGGTGCTGGAAGAATAAAGCCTTTGTCTAAAACTGAAGCTAATCCATTGCTTATAGTAGACGAAAGCCTTCCAAATCTAGGTGCTCAGATTACAGGTGCTGCTTTAGCATCCGGAAATCCAACCCTGATTGCTTTAGCAACATATTTAGGAGCTACTTATGGACAAGCAAGACAGGCGAAAGCAGGAGATTTGGTTCCTTTAACTTCTAAAGCTGAGATAGGAACACTTCAAACATTGCCTCCAGGGGTTCCCGCTAGCCTTGGTGCAAAAGGAATTGCTTATCCGTTTGCTGATAAATATGTATTGACGGCAACAGAAGTTACTGATGTAAACACAACCATTGATGCTTATAACGTAACGATTAAAGCAGCAGCAGATGCTAAAGGATACGCTTTTGTAGATGCCAACAAAAAGATGGTTGAACTTAATAGCCAATCCGGAATTTCATTTGACGGGGTAAGATACACTGCGAAGTTTGTAACGGGTGGAGCTTTTTCTCTTGATGGAGTTCACTTGACAGGAAGAGGTTATGCTATTGTTGCGAATGAATTTATTAAATCAATTAATGCAAAGTATAATTCTTCTTTACCACAGGTAAATGCGAATAATTATTCAGGAGTAAGATTCCCTTAA
- a CDS encoding outer membrane protein transport protein, whose product MKKILVSTALLAGVLSYAGGFRVSLQGVKQLAMAHTSAHAEDASVAFFNPAGMSFIPSKLSIVAGGFGASNKVTFQNLNTLQSTETDNPLGTPIYAAIAYKPLENLSVGFSFSTPFGSTIQWPNDWEGREMVQKLELKSFYFQPMVSVKLAPWLAFGASYIYARGKVDWDKAITQFGGEVNINDEKASGHGYGFGFYFRPEEKLDVSIAYRSPVDMKAKNGTATFKFPSQSIYSLLGLGANGQDGFSATLPLVEEYTIGLTYKITPKWLVSADFNYHGWERYSKLTLDFANAPIGNQADPTVLVAPKNFRNSKTFRLGTQYAFSDMIFGRLGAYYDESPYSDNNFIAETPSFNTYVVTGGVGFKLKQFGVDIAGGYAMPQARDVNNANLGFYGQAKARAFYFGLGLSYNPF is encoded by the coding sequence ATGAAAAAAATATTAGTATCAACTGCTTTATTGGCGGGTGTTTTATCTTACGCTGGAGGCTTCAGGGTTTCTTTGCAAGGGGTAAAGCAATTGGCAATGGCACATACTAGTGCTCATGCTGAAGATGCAAGTGTGGCATTCTTTAACCCTGCGGGTATGTCATTCATTCCTTCTAAACTGAGTATAGTTGCCGGAGGATTTGGAGCAAGTAATAAAGTTACTTTTCAGAATTTAAATACTTTACAAAGTACAGAAACTGATAATCCTCTTGGAACACCTATTTATGCGGCTATTGCTTATAAACCGCTGGAGAATTTATCAGTAGGTTTCAGCTTTTCAACACCTTTTGGTAGTACGATCCAATGGCCAAATGATTGGGAAGGAAGAGAAATGGTTCAGAAATTAGAATTAAAAAGTTTCTACTTCCAGCCAATGGTTTCAGTAAAACTGGCCCCGTGGTTAGCTTTTGGAGCGAGTTATATATATGCAAGAGGAAAAGTAGACTGGGATAAAGCAATTACTCAATTTGGAGGTGAGGTAAATATTAATGATGAGAAAGCAAGTGGACATGGATACGGGTTTGGTTTCTATTTCAGACCTGAAGAAAAACTGGATGTTAGTATTGCATACCGTTCTCCGGTTGATATGAAAGCGAAGAATGGAACAGCAACATTTAAATTTCCATCACAGTCTATCTACTCATTATTAGGATTAGGAGCGAACGGACAAGATGGTTTCTCTGCAACGCTTCCTTTAGTGGAAGAATATACAATAGGTTTAACCTATAAGATTACACCAAAATGGTTGGTTTCTGCTGATTTTAACTATCATGGATGGGAAAGATACAGTAAACTGACATTGGATTTTGCCAATGCTCCTATTGGAAACCAAGCAGATCCTACGGTGCTTGTTGCTCCAAAAAACTTCAGAAACTCAAAAACCTTCAGGTTAGGAACGCAATATGCATTTAGCGATATGATTTTTGGACGTTTGGGAGCTTATTATGATGAATCTCCTTATTCTGACAACAATTTTATAGCTGAAACACCTTCATTTAATACTTATGTAGTAACAGGAGGGGTAGGCTTTAAGTTGAAACAATTTGGAGTTGATATTGCTGGAGGATATGCAATGCCTCAGGCAAGAGACGTTAATAATGCGAATCTTGGATTCTACGGACAGGCAAAAGCCAGGGCGTTTTATTTTGGTCTAGGTTTATCTTATAATCCTTTTTAA
- the ricT gene encoding regulatory iron-sulfur-containing complex subunit RicT, translated as MSCGCKTSGDSAHSCGPKKSANGCENVNTCGNSYKLSVFDWLSNINNPASNRCDFVEVRFKNDRKSFYKNVNNVPLHIGSVVTVESSPGHDVGVVSLTGELVKIQMKKKKFSEENSLKIYRLANQKDIEVWQEARKKEDSVKIQARKIAHNLGLEMKVTDVEYQGDASKVTFYYTADNRIDFRQLIKEYASTFRTKIDMKQIGFRQEAAKIGGIGSCGRELCCSTWLTDFRSVNTNVARYQQLSINPQKLAGQCGKLKCCLNYELDSYLDALSNFPSSSTTLDTEKGRAFCIKIDVFKKKMWFAYVDSSVAWYDFDIDLVKQFISKNKRGEKILPLEELKQPDIPLHSIDLIQENNVDRFEKKNKGFNKNRNQNHNNQNRQNNNQGQRKNKPERSEKPDHTNSNHNPKQPRPQQPKAQLEKVEASNSGQEKKPQQNPNKKKFKKKFPPKKDNNA; from the coding sequence ATGAGTTGTGGATGTAAAACATCCGGCGATTCTGCGCATTCTTGCGGACCCAAGAAATCCGCGAATGGTTGTGAAAATGTAAATACCTGTGGTAATAGTTATAAATTAAGTGTTTTCGACTGGCTATCTAACATCAATAATCCCGCATCTAACAGGTGTGATTTTGTAGAAGTTAGATTTAAAAATGACAGAAAATCGTTTTATAAAAATGTAAATAATGTTCCATTACATATAGGTAGTGTAGTCACCGTAGAATCTAGTCCCGGACACGATGTTGGTGTGGTAAGTCTCACCGGCGAATTAGTGAAAATTCAGATGAAAAAGAAAAAATTTTCTGAAGAAAACTCACTAAAAATATACAGATTAGCCAATCAAAAAGATATTGAAGTTTGGCAGGAAGCTAGAAAAAAAGAAGACAGCGTAAAGATCCAGGCAAGAAAGATTGCCCATAATCTGGGGCTTGAAATGAAAGTTACTGATGTAGAGTATCAGGGAGATGCCTCTAAGGTAACATTCTATTATACTGCAGATAATCGTATCGATTTCAGACAGTTAATAAAAGAATACGCCTCTACATTCCGAACAAAAATCGACATGAAACAGATCGGTTTCAGACAGGAAGCCGCAAAAATCGGAGGAATCGGGTCTTGTGGAAGAGAACTTTGCTGTTCGACATGGCTTACCGACTTCAGATCTGTAAATACCAACGTTGCGAGATATCAGCAATTAAGTATCAACCCGCAAAAACTTGCCGGGCAATGTGGTAAACTAAAGTGTTGTCTAAATTATGAATTAGACAGTTATCTTGATGCATTAAGTAATTTCCCTTCTTCGTCAACAACATTGGATACAGAAAAAGGAAGAGCTTTCTGTATTAAAATTGACGTTTTCAAGAAGAAAATGTGGTTTGCCTATGTGGATAGCTCTGTAGCATGGTATGATTTTGATATTGACCTTGTAAAACAGTTCATTTCTAAAAATAAAAGAGGAGAAAAAATACTCCCTCTTGAAGAACTTAAACAACCGGATATCCCGTTGCATAGCATTGATCTGATTCAGGAGAATAATGTGGATCGATTCGAAAAGAAAAATAAAGGATTCAACAAAAACAGAAACCAGAATCACAATAACCAGAACAGGCAAAACAACAATCAGGGACAAAGGAAAAATAAACCGGAGAGATCTGAAAAACCAGACCATACCAATTCTAATCATAACCCCAAACAGCCAAGGCCTCAGCAGCCAAAAGCTCAATTGGAGAAAGTAGAAGCGAGTAATTCCGGTCAGGAGAAAAAGCCTCAACAAAATCCAAACAAGAAAAAATTTAAAAAAAAATTTCCTCCAAAAAAAGATAACAATGCATAA